One Dunckerocampus dactyliophorus isolate RoL2022-P2 chromosome 18, RoL_Ddac_1.1, whole genome shotgun sequence genomic region harbors:
- the sh2b1 gene encoding SH2B adapter protein 1 isoform X3 produces the protein MNGSLLTPPSPRATSSSPLPPSPSPSPSPPSPSLLPLSPRPPSLPPLVSPPPPAHPSSLSDTPTPSPSPCLSWTEFCELHARVAAGDFARHFRAFLLENPHYTPDSAAAFCRRFTDRFVRHFQNELEGVMPPSCASGRDDMVSWAPQSDATSLEEEAASPLSTSGGAVPTCNVARPASKVAPTRLVLDGRSSDRFQDSYAHGQLLPPSSSSSCCSSVGGNNGRRDDKGAATAAGNGEAPVEEEEDSWLGTASVGEDVEPEEREAETTEVDGSPCAPHTPPSFSSVTPPPSAASKNKVKKRFSLRSVGRSVRGSVRGILHWRSASSDSTPGPLPTSYSYTVGVQDAAFSRNAATQPPTPTSSMPVSLSMPLALPHSSSSSLPPSSSSSATSLSLSDRRRSNGEGGEKDKWSQRLEKLRLTRSPPPVLTASTASSMLPPSSVAAATAGMVPPRKVGRLVREGGVSVSSTNDELSGGHGFPGFSFALLHHGPDNNAALAAAAPPLVSGGNVPWKGGRWHKCRLVLREREREGGEHGDEFYLEFFVPPKSSKPRLTVSCGSIVDVRSTTAQELPDKENTFLLQLEGSAQYVIETRDAVQMRAWLGDIHKGVCLSGQEDPDGGAALDGSGMTEIVERLSQVCYGGLGGSSPLMDSLPPELPPRAPLDEPDGRILGGGGASLGTPFAETPDATGSFLFSEVTSAEVLEHPLSECQWFHGTLSRLKAAQLVLAGGPASHGVFLVRQSETRRGEYVLTFNFQGKAKHLRLSLNENGHCRVQHLWFQSIFDMLEHFRMHPIPLESGGASDVTLISFVGATVVRQPGRDRAGSRPTVCDVITTRHPDSPSTPISDCVLDQQTP, from the exons ATGAACGGCTCTCTTTTGACCCCTCCCAGCCCGCGGGCCACAAGTTCCTCTCCCTTACCCCCTTCACCCTCCCCATCGCCCTCCCCGCCGTCCCCCTCTCTGCTGCCCCTGTCCCCCCGACCACCTTCCCTCCCACCTCTGGTGAGCCCTCCCCCCCCGGCCCACCCGTCATCGCTGTCGGACACGCCTACGCCGTCGCCCTCGCCCTGCCTCAGCTGGACTGAATTCTGTGAGCTTCATGCCCGGGTGGCCGCTGGAGACTTTGCGCGCCACTTTCGGGCTTTCCTCCTGGAGAACCCGCACTACACCCCCGACTCAGCTGCTGCTTTCTGCCGCCGCTTTACGGACCGTTTTGTTCGTCACTTCCAGAACGAGCTGGAGGGGGTGATGCCGCCCAGCTGTGCTTCAGGGAGGGATGACATGGTGAGCTGGGCTCCCCAGTCGGACGCTACATCCCTGGAAGAGGAAGCCGCATCCCCGCTGTCGACCTCTGGGGGAGCTGTCCCGACCTGTAACGTGGCGCGGCCCGCCTCCAAAGTGGCACCGACGCGCCTCGTGTTGGACGGCCGCAGCAGTGACAGATTTCAAGATTCTTACGCCCACGGCCAGCTCCTGCCTCCATCTTCATCGTCATCCTGCTGCTCCTCGGTGGGCGGGAACAACGGGAGGCGGGACGACAAAGGTGCCGCCACGGCTGCCGGCAATGGGGAAGCGCccgtggaggaagaggaggacagcTGGTTGGGGACGGCATCCGTGGGGGAGGACGTGGAGCCAGAAGAGCGGGAAGCTGAGACCACAGAGGTGGATGGCTCCCCCTGCGCTCCTCACACGCCCCCTTCCTTTTCCTCGGTCACGCCCCCGCCCAGCGCTGCTTCCAAAAACAAGGTGAAGAAGCGGTTTTCACTGCGCAGCGTGGGGCGCAGCGTACGCGGGAGCGTGCGTGGCATCCTGCATTGGCGCAGTGCGTCCAGCGACTCGACGCCGGGCCCGCTGCCCACCAGCTACAGTTACACCGTTGGTGTGCAAGATGCCGCTTTTTCCAGGAACGCTGCCACCCAGCCTCCCACGCCCACCTCGTCCATGCCCGTGTCTCTGTCCATGCCCCTGGCCCTTCCccactcctcctcttcttcactcCCCCCCTCGTCCTCCAGCAGCGCCACCTCTCTGTCGCTCTCCGACCGGCGGCGGAGCAATGGCGAAGGCGGGGAGAAGGACAAGTGGAGCCAGCGTCTGGAAAAGCTACGGCTAACGCGATCCCCGCCTCCTGTCCTTACCGCAAGCACCGCCTCCTCCATGCTGCCTCCCAGCAGCGTCGCTGCCGCCACAGCCGGCATGGTGCCGCCGAGGAAGGTGGGCCGCCTGGTGCGGGAAGGCGGCGTGAGCGTTAGTTCAACCAACGATGAACTCAGCGGAGGCCACGGCTTTCCGGGCTTCTCCTTCGCGCTCCTGCATCACGGCCCCGACAACAACGCCGCCCTGGCAGCTGCGGCACCGCCCCTGGTGAGCGGCGGGAACGTACCATGGAAGGGCGGTCGCTGGCATAAGTGTCGTCTGGTCCTCAGAGAGCGGGAAAGAGAAGGAGGCGAGCACGGTGACGAGTTCTATTTGGAATTCTTTGTTCCCCCCAAG TCGTCCAAGCCGCGGTTGACGGTTTCGTGTGGGTCCATTGTGGATGTGAGGAGCACCACGGCGCAGGAGCTTCCTGACAAGGAGAACACCTTTCTGCTCCAG TTGGAAGGCTCCGCCCAGTACGTGATTGAGACCCGGGACGCGGTCCAGATGAGAGCGTGGCTTGGTGACATCCACAAAGGTGTCTGTCTCAG TGGGCAGGAGGATCCTGATGGTGGCGCCGCGTTGGATGGGAGCGGAATGACAGAGATTGTGGAGCGTCTGTCCCAAG TGTGTTACGGCGGCCTGGGAGGCTCCTCTCCACTGATGGACAGTCTTCCGCCCGAGTTGCCACCTCGAGCCCCACTGGACGAACCGGACGGACGGATTCTTGGAGGAGGCGGGGCTAGCCTGGGCACGCCGTTTGCAGAGACGCCAGACGCTACAG GCTCCTTCTTGTTCTCAGAGGTGACATCTGCCGAGGTGCTGGAGCACCCGCTCAGTGAGTGTCAGTGGTTCCACGGCACCTTGTCCCGCCTGAAAGCAGCCCAGTTGGTTTTGGCGGGCGGTCCGGCCAGCCACGGCGTCTTCCTGGTTCGCCAGAGCGAGACGCGGCGCGGGGAATACGTCCTTACTTTCAACTTCCAGGGCAAGGCCAAG CACCTGCGTCTGTCGCTGAATGAGAACGGCCACTGCCGCGTGCAGCACCTTTGGTTTCAGTCCATCTTTGACATGTTGGAGCACTTCCGGATGCATCCCATCCCCCTAGAGTCCGGCGGCGCCTCCGACGTGACGCTCATAAGCTTCGTGGGCGCCACCGTTGTTCGCCAACCGG GGCGGGACAGGGCAGGCAGTCGGCCTAcagtctgtgatgtcatcaccacGCGCCATCCCGACTCTCCATCAACCCCCATCTCTGACTGTGT ACTTGACCAGCAGACCCCGTAG
- the sh2b1 gene encoding SH2B adapter protein 1 isoform X1 produces the protein MNGSLLTPPSPRATSSSPLPPSPSPSPSPPSPSLLPLSPRPPSLPPLVSPPPPAHPSSLSDTPTPSPSPCLSWTEFCELHARVAAGDFARHFRAFLLENPHYTPDSAAAFCRRFTDRFVRHFQNELEGVMPPSCASGRDDMVSWAPQSDATSLEEEAASPLSTSGGAVPTCNVARPASKVAPTRLVLDGRSSDRFQDSYAHGQLLPPSSSSSCCSSVGGNNGRRDDKGAATAAGNGEAPVEEEEDSWLGTASVGEDVEPEEREAETTEVDGSPCAPHTPPSFSSVTPPPSAASKNKVKKRFSLRSVGRSVRGSVRGILHWRSASSDSTPGPLPTSYSYTVGVQDAAFSRNAATQPPTPTSSMPVSLSMPLALPHSSSSSLPPSSSSSATSLSLSDRRRSNGEGGEKDKWSQRLEKLRLTRSPPPVLTASTASSMLPPSSVAAATAGMVPPRKVGRLVREGGVSVSSTNDELSGGHGFPGFSFALLHHGPDNNAALAAAAPPLVSGGNVPWKGGRWHKCRLVLREREREGGEHGDEFYLEFFVPPKSSKPRLTVSCGSIVDVRSTTAQELPDKENTFLLQLEGSAQYVIETRDAVQMRAWLGDIHKGVCLSGQEDPDGGAALDGSGMTEIVERLSQVCYGGLGGSSPLMDSLPPELPPRAPLDEPDGRILGGGGASLGTPFAETPDATGSFLFSEVTSAEVLEHPLSECQWFHGTLSRLKAAQLVLAGGPASHGVFLVRQSETRRGEYVLTFNFQGKAKHLRLSLNENGHCRVQHLWFQSIFDMLEHFRMHPIPLESGGASDVTLISFVGATVVRQPDLTSRPRSPPQPPPLPPGRPPPPTPPQERGREAELEGAAGGGGEGGGGGGGGGSSEGGSGGVAEDWEDRDAPLRQLEAVEGEELEAVRAPRAVDNQYSFF, from the exons ATGAACGGCTCTCTTTTGACCCCTCCCAGCCCGCGGGCCACAAGTTCCTCTCCCTTACCCCCTTCACCCTCCCCATCGCCCTCCCCGCCGTCCCCCTCTCTGCTGCCCCTGTCCCCCCGACCACCTTCCCTCCCACCTCTGGTGAGCCCTCCCCCCCCGGCCCACCCGTCATCGCTGTCGGACACGCCTACGCCGTCGCCCTCGCCCTGCCTCAGCTGGACTGAATTCTGTGAGCTTCATGCCCGGGTGGCCGCTGGAGACTTTGCGCGCCACTTTCGGGCTTTCCTCCTGGAGAACCCGCACTACACCCCCGACTCAGCTGCTGCTTTCTGCCGCCGCTTTACGGACCGTTTTGTTCGTCACTTCCAGAACGAGCTGGAGGGGGTGATGCCGCCCAGCTGTGCTTCAGGGAGGGATGACATGGTGAGCTGGGCTCCCCAGTCGGACGCTACATCCCTGGAAGAGGAAGCCGCATCCCCGCTGTCGACCTCTGGGGGAGCTGTCCCGACCTGTAACGTGGCGCGGCCCGCCTCCAAAGTGGCACCGACGCGCCTCGTGTTGGACGGCCGCAGCAGTGACAGATTTCAAGATTCTTACGCCCACGGCCAGCTCCTGCCTCCATCTTCATCGTCATCCTGCTGCTCCTCGGTGGGCGGGAACAACGGGAGGCGGGACGACAAAGGTGCCGCCACGGCTGCCGGCAATGGGGAAGCGCccgtggaggaagaggaggacagcTGGTTGGGGACGGCATCCGTGGGGGAGGACGTGGAGCCAGAAGAGCGGGAAGCTGAGACCACAGAGGTGGATGGCTCCCCCTGCGCTCCTCACACGCCCCCTTCCTTTTCCTCGGTCACGCCCCCGCCCAGCGCTGCTTCCAAAAACAAGGTGAAGAAGCGGTTTTCACTGCGCAGCGTGGGGCGCAGCGTACGCGGGAGCGTGCGTGGCATCCTGCATTGGCGCAGTGCGTCCAGCGACTCGACGCCGGGCCCGCTGCCCACCAGCTACAGTTACACCGTTGGTGTGCAAGATGCCGCTTTTTCCAGGAACGCTGCCACCCAGCCTCCCACGCCCACCTCGTCCATGCCCGTGTCTCTGTCCATGCCCCTGGCCCTTCCccactcctcctcttcttcactcCCCCCCTCGTCCTCCAGCAGCGCCACCTCTCTGTCGCTCTCCGACCGGCGGCGGAGCAATGGCGAAGGCGGGGAGAAGGACAAGTGGAGCCAGCGTCTGGAAAAGCTACGGCTAACGCGATCCCCGCCTCCTGTCCTTACCGCAAGCACCGCCTCCTCCATGCTGCCTCCCAGCAGCGTCGCTGCCGCCACAGCCGGCATGGTGCCGCCGAGGAAGGTGGGCCGCCTGGTGCGGGAAGGCGGCGTGAGCGTTAGTTCAACCAACGATGAACTCAGCGGAGGCCACGGCTTTCCGGGCTTCTCCTTCGCGCTCCTGCATCACGGCCCCGACAACAACGCCGCCCTGGCAGCTGCGGCACCGCCCCTGGTGAGCGGCGGGAACGTACCATGGAAGGGCGGTCGCTGGCATAAGTGTCGTCTGGTCCTCAGAGAGCGGGAAAGAGAAGGAGGCGAGCACGGTGACGAGTTCTATTTGGAATTCTTTGTTCCCCCCAAG TCGTCCAAGCCGCGGTTGACGGTTTCGTGTGGGTCCATTGTGGATGTGAGGAGCACCACGGCGCAGGAGCTTCCTGACAAGGAGAACACCTTTCTGCTCCAG TTGGAAGGCTCCGCCCAGTACGTGATTGAGACCCGGGACGCGGTCCAGATGAGAGCGTGGCTTGGTGACATCCACAAAGGTGTCTGTCTCAG TGGGCAGGAGGATCCTGATGGTGGCGCCGCGTTGGATGGGAGCGGAATGACAGAGATTGTGGAGCGTCTGTCCCAAG TGTGTTACGGCGGCCTGGGAGGCTCCTCTCCACTGATGGACAGTCTTCCGCCCGAGTTGCCACCTCGAGCCCCACTGGACGAACCGGACGGACGGATTCTTGGAGGAGGCGGGGCTAGCCTGGGCACGCCGTTTGCAGAGACGCCAGACGCTACAG GCTCCTTCTTGTTCTCAGAGGTGACATCTGCCGAGGTGCTGGAGCACCCGCTCAGTGAGTGTCAGTGGTTCCACGGCACCTTGTCCCGCCTGAAAGCAGCCCAGTTGGTTTTGGCGGGCGGTCCGGCCAGCCACGGCGTCTTCCTGGTTCGCCAGAGCGAGACGCGGCGCGGGGAATACGTCCTTACTTTCAACTTCCAGGGCAAGGCCAAG CACCTGCGTCTGTCGCTGAATGAGAACGGCCACTGCCGCGTGCAGCACCTTTGGTTTCAGTCCATCTTTGACATGTTGGAGCACTTCCGGATGCATCCCATCCCCCTAGAGTCCGGCGGCGCCTCCGACGTGACGCTCATAAGCTTCGTGGGCGCCACCGTTGTTCGCCAACCGG ACTTGACCAGCAGACCCCGTAGCCCTCCTCAGCCGCCCCCCCtgccgccgggacgcccgccgcCCCCAACTCCACCCCAGGAGAGAGGAAGAGAGGCGGAGCTGGAGGgggcagcaggaggaggaggcgaaGGTGGgggcggcggcggtggcggcggcAGCAGTGAAGGTGGAAGCGGAGGTGTGGCGGAGGACTGGGAAGATCGGGATGCTCCTCTCCGCCAACTAGAAGCTGTGGAAGGAGAAGAGCTGGAGGCAGTGAGGGCGCCCCGAGCCGTTGATAACCAGTACTCCTTCTTTTGA
- the sh2b1 gene encoding SH2B adapter protein 1 isoform X2 encodes MNGSLLTPPSPRATSSSPLPPSPSPSPSPPSPSLLPLSPRPPSLPPLVSPPPPAHPSSLSDTPTPSPSPCLSWTEFCELHARVAAGDFARHFRAFLLENPHYTPDSAAAFCRRFTDRFVRHFQNELEGVMPPSCASGRDDMVSWAPQSDATSLEEEAASPLSTSGGAVPTCNVARPASKVAPTRLVLDGRSSDRFQDSYAHGQLLPPSSSSSCCSSVGGNNGRRDDKGAATAAGNGEAPVEEEEDSWLGTASVGEDVEPEEREAETTEVDGSPCAPHTPPSFSSVTPPPSAASKNKVKKRFSLRSVGRSVRGSVRGILHWRSASSDSTPGPLPTSYSYTVGVQDAAFSRNAATQPPTPTSSMPVSLSMPLALPHSSSSSLPPSSSSSATSLSLSDRRRSNGEGGEKDKWSQRLEKLRLTRSPPPVLTASTASSMLPPSSVAAATAGMVPPRKVGRLVREGGVSVSSTNDELSGGHGFPGFSFALLHHGPDNNAALAAAAPPLVSGGNVPWKGGRWHKCRLVLREREREGGEHGDEFYLEFFVPPKSSKPRLTVSCGSIVDVRSTTAQELPDKENTFLLQLEGSAQYVIETRDAVQMRAWLGDIHKGVCLSGQEDPDGGAALDGSGMTEIVERLSQVCYGGLGGSSPLMDSLPPELPPRAPLDEPDGRILGGGGASLGTPFAETPDATEVTSAEVLEHPLSECQWFHGTLSRLKAAQLVLAGGPASHGVFLVRQSETRRGEYVLTFNFQGKAKHLRLSLNENGHCRVQHLWFQSIFDMLEHFRMHPIPLESGGASDVTLISFVGATVVRQPDLTSRPRSPPQPPPLPPGRPPPPTPPQERGREAELEGAAGGGGEGGGGGGGGGSSEGGSGGVAEDWEDRDAPLRQLEAVEGEELEAVRAPRAVDNQYSFF; translated from the exons ATGAACGGCTCTCTTTTGACCCCTCCCAGCCCGCGGGCCACAAGTTCCTCTCCCTTACCCCCTTCACCCTCCCCATCGCCCTCCCCGCCGTCCCCCTCTCTGCTGCCCCTGTCCCCCCGACCACCTTCCCTCCCACCTCTGGTGAGCCCTCCCCCCCCGGCCCACCCGTCATCGCTGTCGGACACGCCTACGCCGTCGCCCTCGCCCTGCCTCAGCTGGACTGAATTCTGTGAGCTTCATGCCCGGGTGGCCGCTGGAGACTTTGCGCGCCACTTTCGGGCTTTCCTCCTGGAGAACCCGCACTACACCCCCGACTCAGCTGCTGCTTTCTGCCGCCGCTTTACGGACCGTTTTGTTCGTCACTTCCAGAACGAGCTGGAGGGGGTGATGCCGCCCAGCTGTGCTTCAGGGAGGGATGACATGGTGAGCTGGGCTCCCCAGTCGGACGCTACATCCCTGGAAGAGGAAGCCGCATCCCCGCTGTCGACCTCTGGGGGAGCTGTCCCGACCTGTAACGTGGCGCGGCCCGCCTCCAAAGTGGCACCGACGCGCCTCGTGTTGGACGGCCGCAGCAGTGACAGATTTCAAGATTCTTACGCCCACGGCCAGCTCCTGCCTCCATCTTCATCGTCATCCTGCTGCTCCTCGGTGGGCGGGAACAACGGGAGGCGGGACGACAAAGGTGCCGCCACGGCTGCCGGCAATGGGGAAGCGCccgtggaggaagaggaggacagcTGGTTGGGGACGGCATCCGTGGGGGAGGACGTGGAGCCAGAAGAGCGGGAAGCTGAGACCACAGAGGTGGATGGCTCCCCCTGCGCTCCTCACACGCCCCCTTCCTTTTCCTCGGTCACGCCCCCGCCCAGCGCTGCTTCCAAAAACAAGGTGAAGAAGCGGTTTTCACTGCGCAGCGTGGGGCGCAGCGTACGCGGGAGCGTGCGTGGCATCCTGCATTGGCGCAGTGCGTCCAGCGACTCGACGCCGGGCCCGCTGCCCACCAGCTACAGTTACACCGTTGGTGTGCAAGATGCCGCTTTTTCCAGGAACGCTGCCACCCAGCCTCCCACGCCCACCTCGTCCATGCCCGTGTCTCTGTCCATGCCCCTGGCCCTTCCccactcctcctcttcttcactcCCCCCCTCGTCCTCCAGCAGCGCCACCTCTCTGTCGCTCTCCGACCGGCGGCGGAGCAATGGCGAAGGCGGGGAGAAGGACAAGTGGAGCCAGCGTCTGGAAAAGCTACGGCTAACGCGATCCCCGCCTCCTGTCCTTACCGCAAGCACCGCCTCCTCCATGCTGCCTCCCAGCAGCGTCGCTGCCGCCACAGCCGGCATGGTGCCGCCGAGGAAGGTGGGCCGCCTGGTGCGGGAAGGCGGCGTGAGCGTTAGTTCAACCAACGATGAACTCAGCGGAGGCCACGGCTTTCCGGGCTTCTCCTTCGCGCTCCTGCATCACGGCCCCGACAACAACGCCGCCCTGGCAGCTGCGGCACCGCCCCTGGTGAGCGGCGGGAACGTACCATGGAAGGGCGGTCGCTGGCATAAGTGTCGTCTGGTCCTCAGAGAGCGGGAAAGAGAAGGAGGCGAGCACGGTGACGAGTTCTATTTGGAATTCTTTGTTCCCCCCAAG TCGTCCAAGCCGCGGTTGACGGTTTCGTGTGGGTCCATTGTGGATGTGAGGAGCACCACGGCGCAGGAGCTTCCTGACAAGGAGAACACCTTTCTGCTCCAG TTGGAAGGCTCCGCCCAGTACGTGATTGAGACCCGGGACGCGGTCCAGATGAGAGCGTGGCTTGGTGACATCCACAAAGGTGTCTGTCTCAG TGGGCAGGAGGATCCTGATGGTGGCGCCGCGTTGGATGGGAGCGGAATGACAGAGATTGTGGAGCGTCTGTCCCAAG TGTGTTACGGCGGCCTGGGAGGCTCCTCTCCACTGATGGACAGTCTTCCGCCCGAGTTGCCACCTCGAGCCCCACTGGACGAACCGGACGGACGGATTCTTGGAGGAGGCGGGGCTAGCCTGGGCACGCCGTTTGCAGAGACGCCAGACGCTACAG AGGTGACATCTGCCGAGGTGCTGGAGCACCCGCTCAGTGAGTGTCAGTGGTTCCACGGCACCTTGTCCCGCCTGAAAGCAGCCCAGTTGGTTTTGGCGGGCGGTCCGGCCAGCCACGGCGTCTTCCTGGTTCGCCAGAGCGAGACGCGGCGCGGGGAATACGTCCTTACTTTCAACTTCCAGGGCAAGGCCAAG CACCTGCGTCTGTCGCTGAATGAGAACGGCCACTGCCGCGTGCAGCACCTTTGGTTTCAGTCCATCTTTGACATGTTGGAGCACTTCCGGATGCATCCCATCCCCCTAGAGTCCGGCGGCGCCTCCGACGTGACGCTCATAAGCTTCGTGGGCGCCACCGTTGTTCGCCAACCGG ACTTGACCAGCAGACCCCGTAGCCCTCCTCAGCCGCCCCCCCtgccgccgggacgcccgccgcCCCCAACTCCACCCCAGGAGAGAGGAAGAGAGGCGGAGCTGGAGGgggcagcaggaggaggaggcgaaGGTGGgggcggcggcggtggcggcggcAGCAGTGAAGGTGGAAGCGGAGGTGTGGCGGAGGACTGGGAAGATCGGGATGCTCCTCTCCGCCAACTAGAAGCTGTGGAAGGAGAAGAGCTGGAGGCAGTGAGGGCGCCCCGAGCCGTTGATAACCAGTACTCCTTCTTTTGA